From Varibaculum massiliense, a single genomic window includes:
- a CDS encoding helix-turn-helix transcriptional regulator yields MASEEEKLALSPNAILGARIRHARKQQHLTLKELAEAVDRAPSLISQIENGKREPRLSLLKAISETLSVTPSYLLEDKAPDERARLELELTSYQAQSSYQKLELPQLNPSSRLPTDALRVIVGLQRELASSRRVHAGTPEKARAENRKLREEMRAHDNYLAEIEQVAADILTALDMENGPRAPGDLERIVRHLGYTLIRTDDLPAAARAIRDMKNRRIYLRPNQPGEKYVRSLGLRSIAGVALGHDTPHSFGEFLRQRIAANYFAAAILLPEKPVVAMLQAAKKARELEVGALVDRYGVRYETAAHRFTNLATRHLGIRLHFDRVSTAGVLTKIYANDGISFPEDVSGAIEGQLICRKYASMQAFKQEDTSLPYRQYTDTPMGTFFCSAQIVTTSTEKYSIGIGVPFAESKWFAGRDTKNRFASTCPDPRCCRLANPRLASEWDGKAYPEVKTHSHLLAAVPPGAFPGVDDAIVYEFLARHEQDK; encoded by the coding sequence ATGGCTAGTGAGGAAGAAAAGTTGGCGCTCTCCCCCAACGCCATCCTGGGGGCGAGGATTCGTCACGCGCGAAAACAGCAGCACCTCACTTTAAAAGAACTGGCAGAAGCGGTTGATCGCGCACCCTCGCTAATCTCGCAAATCGAAAATGGCAAACGTGAACCCCGGCTTTCCCTGTTGAAAGCGATTTCCGAGACGCTCTCGGTTACTCCCTCATACCTACTAGAAGACAAGGCGCCAGACGAGCGCGCGCGGCTGGAACTGGAACTGACCAGCTACCAGGCGCAATCCTCCTATCAGAAACTAGAACTGCCGCAGCTAAACCCTTCTTCTCGTCTACCTACCGATGCCCTGCGAGTAATCGTGGGACTACAACGGGAGCTGGCGTCCTCCCGACGTGTTCACGCGGGAACCCCGGAAAAAGCCCGCGCAGAAAATCGCAAACTACGTGAGGAAATGCGCGCCCACGATAACTATTTAGCCGAAATTGAGCAGGTAGCGGCGGATATTCTCACTGCCTTGGATATGGAAAATGGTCCGCGTGCACCTGGCGATTTAGAACGGATTGTCCGCCACCTGGGATACACTCTGATTCGCACCGATGACCTGCCGGCAGCCGCCCGCGCTATTCGGGATATGAAGAATCGAAGAATCTATCTGCGCCCCAATCAGCCGGGGGAAAAATATGTACGCTCCCTGGGGCTGCGTTCAATAGCCGGAGTGGCTCTTGGACACGATACCCCTCACAGTTTCGGAGAGTTTCTGCGCCAACGCATCGCCGCTAACTATTTCGCGGCTGCTATATTGCTACCGGAAAAGCCGGTAGTAGCTATGTTGCAGGCAGCGAAGAAAGCGCGCGAACTGGAAGTGGGAGCGCTGGTGGATCGCTACGGGGTGCGTTATGAAACCGCCGCGCACCGCTTCACCAACCTGGCAACGCGGCATCTGGGAATCCGCCTGCATTTTGACCGGGTATCCACTGCCGGGGTGCTCACCAAAATCTACGCTAATGACGGGATCAGTTTTCCCGAGGACGTGTCCGGAGCGATCGAAGGGCAACTTATATGTCGTAAGTATGCTTCTATGCAGGCATTTAAGCAGGAGGACACGAGCCTACCTTACCGACAATATACCGACACCCCGATGGGAACTTTCTTTTGTAGCGCCCAGATAGTAACCACCTCCACCGAGAAATATTCCATCGGAATCGGGGTGCCCTTCGCAGAATCTAAATGGTTTGCAGGACGTGACACTAAGAATCGCTTCGCCTCGACTTGTCCCGACCCTAGGTGTTGCCGCCTGGCGAATCCGCGCCTGGCTAGCGAGTGGGACGGAAAAGCCTATCCGGAAGTGAAAACCCATTCCCACCTTTTAGCGGCGGTACCGCCGGGGGCTTTCCCAGGAGTAGATGACGCGATTGTCTACGAGTTCCTAGCCCGGCACGAGCAGGATAAATAA
- the aceA gene encoding isocitrate lyase, protein MSTAEEIQKRAAAIQKEWETNPRWKGVVRPYSAQRVAELQGSVVEEHTLAERGAKRLWKMLHEEDYINALGAITGNQAVQMVRAGLKAIYLSGWQVAADGNTSDNTYPDQSLYPYDSAPKMVRRINNAFKRADEITWSEHQDVDFDWFAPIIADAEAGFGGALNAYELMKNMIKSGASGVHYEDQLAAEKKCGHLGGKVLIPTSQAIRNLDAARLAADVQNTSTLIVARTDSLGANLITSDVDELDRQFLTGERSAEGHYYTKAGKEVVIARLLAFAPHADLVWVETATPDPQLARDVAEAVKAKYPDKMLAYNCSPSFNWKANLDDAQIASFQKDLAAMGYCFQFITLAGFHQINYGMFDLAKGYASRDMSAFVELQEKEFAAEKDGYTAHRHQREVGAGYFDMVATAINPESSTLAIKGSTEEAQF, encoded by the coding sequence ATGAGCACTGCGGAAGAAATCCAGAAGCGGGCAGCAGCAATTCAAAAGGAATGGGAGACCAATCCCCGGTGGAAGGGCGTAGTTCGTCCCTACTCCGCGCAGCGGGTAGCCGAACTGCAAGGTTCCGTAGTCGAGGAACACACCCTGGCGGAGCGGGGTGCCAAGCGGCTATGGAAGATGCTGCACGAGGAAGACTACATCAACGCTTTGGGTGCCATCACCGGTAACCAGGCAGTGCAGATGGTGCGCGCGGGTCTAAAGGCTATCTACCTGTCCGGCTGGCAGGTGGCTGCCGATGGCAACACCTCCGATAACACTTATCCCGACCAGTCTCTATATCCCTACGATTCCGCTCCCAAGATGGTGCGCCGCATCAATAACGCCTTCAAGCGCGCCGACGAAATCACCTGGTCGGAGCATCAAGATGTGGACTTTGACTGGTTCGCCCCGATTATCGCCGATGCCGAGGCCGGATTCGGGGGCGCCCTCAACGCCTACGAGCTAATGAAGAACATGATTAAGTCCGGTGCCTCCGGGGTTCACTACGAAGATCAGTTGGCGGCAGAAAAGAAATGTGGTCACCTGGGCGGGAAAGTTTTGATCCCCACCTCCCAGGCGATTCGTAACCTAGATGCTGCTCGTCTAGCGGCGGATGTGCAAAACACCTCGACCTTGATCGTGGCGCGCACCGATTCGCTGGGTGCCAACTTGATTACCTCCGATGTAGACGAACTGGATCGCCAGTTCCTAACCGGTGAGCGTTCTGCTGAAGGTCACTACTACACCAAGGCCGGTAAAGAGGTAGTTATCGCCCGTCTGCTCGCCTTTGCTCCCCACGCCGATTTGGTATGGGTGGAAACCGCCACCCCGGATCCGCAGTTGGCTCGGGACGTGGCTGAAGCAGTTAAAGCAAAGTACCCGGACAAGATGCTGGCCTACAATTGCTCGCCCTCCTTCAACTGGAAAGCCAACCTGGATGATGCCCAGATTGCTTCCTTCCAGAAGGATCTGGCGGCGATGGGCTACTGCTTCCAGTTCATCACCCTGGCCGGATTCCACCAGATTAACTACGGGATGTTTGACCTGGCTAAGGGGTATGCTAGCCGCGATATGAGCGCATTCGTAGAACTGCAAGAAAAAGAGTTCGCAGCCGAGAAGGATGGCTACACCGCTCATCGCCACCAGCGTGAAGTGGGTGCCGGTTACTTTGACATGGTAGCCACCGCTATTAACCCGGAGTCGTCTACCTTGGCGATCAAAGGTTCAACCGAAGAAGCTCAGTTCTAA
- the aceB gene encoding malate synthase A has translation MNNHTDLKEGKVEVRYPQHEDPGTNLTDRFGEILTDEALEFLRQLQLRFGATRAELLKERHDRRQRLANGYLPRFLEETKAIREDNSWKVAPFAPGLEDRRVEITGPTERKMTINALNCGAKCWLADLEDANTPHFTNVIGGQVNLYDAIRHTIEYTNPANGKHYQLNEGELPTIIVRPRGWHLTEKHIRIGGHSSSGSLTDFGLYFFHNAKELIKRGSGPYFYLPKMESHLEARLWAEVFNFSEEYLGIPHGTIRATCLIETIVGVFEMEEILYELRDYSSGLNAGRWDYIFSAIKKFRDSGPSWVLPNRSDITMQVPFMHAYTELLVKTCHKRGAHAIGGMSAFIPSKDPAVNAESERKVREDKTREVEAGFDGSWVAHPGMVGYVREVFDGYLKDRPNQVDRQRDDVNVTAKELLDFASTPGAVTEAGVRTNVAVGLRYLYSWLGGNGAAGIYGLMEDAATAEISRSQIWQWLRYQCELDDGRKVTQHLVEELFAEEYGKFLEEVGGAGKERAEQSARIFKEVCMQGEFPTFLTVPVYANELE, from the coding sequence ATGAATAACCATACTGATCTAAAGGAAGGGAAGGTCGAGGTTCGCTACCCCCAGCATGAAGATCCGGGGACTAACCTCACCGACCGTTTCGGCGAAATATTAACTGATGAAGCTCTAGAGTTCCTGCGCCAGTTGCAGTTGCGTTTTGGTGCTACCCGCGCAGAACTACTAAAGGAGCGGCATGATCGGCGCCAGCGCCTCGCCAATGGCTACTTGCCACGTTTCTTGGAAGAAACCAAAGCTATCCGTGAGGATAACTCTTGGAAAGTGGCGCCGTTTGCTCCTGGCTTGGAAGATCGCCGGGTAGAAATCACCGGCCCGACTGAGCGGAAAATGACCATTAACGCCCTTAACTGTGGAGCGAAATGCTGGTTGGCAGATTTAGAGGACGCCAACACTCCGCATTTCACCAATGTAATCGGCGGTCAGGTGAACCTCTATGATGCGATTCGGCACACCATCGAGTACACCAACCCGGCCAATGGCAAGCACTACCAGCTCAATGAGGGCGAGCTGCCCACCATTATTGTGCGTCCGCGTGGCTGGCACCTGACGGAAAAGCATATCCGGATTGGGGGGCACTCCTCATCCGGTTCGCTCACCGACTTTGGTCTCTATTTCTTCCACAACGCGAAAGAGCTGATTAAGCGGGGCAGTGGTCCCTACTTCTACCTGCCGAAGATGGAAAGCCACCTAGAGGCGCGCCTCTGGGCAGAAGTATTCAACTTCTCGGAAGAATACCTGGGGATTCCCCATGGCACCATTCGGGCAACCTGCCTGATTGAGACCATTGTGGGAGTCTTCGAAATGGAAGAAATCCTCTATGAACTGCGGGATTATTCTTCCGGTTTAAACGCGGGTCGTTGGGACTACATTTTCTCGGCGATTAAGAAGTTCCGCGATTCCGGTCCTAGCTGGGTGTTGCCGAATCGTTCCGACATCACCATGCAGGTTCCGTTTATGCATGCCTATACCGAGTTGCTAGTCAAGACCTGTCACAAGCGCGGCGCCCACGCTATCGGAGGAATGAGCGCCTTTATTCCCTCAAAGGATCCGGCGGTAAACGCCGAATCTGAGCGTAAGGTGCGCGAGGATAAGACCCGCGAGGTCGAGGCCGGATTTGACGGTTCTTGGGTGGCGCATCCGGGAATGGTTGGCTATGTACGGGAAGTCTTTGATGGATACCTCAAGGATCGCCCTAACCAGGTAGATCGGCAGCGCGATGACGTAAACGTGACTGCCAAAGAGCTACTGGACTTCGCTTCTACTCCGGGCGCTGTTACCGAGGCAGGGGTACGTACCAATGTGGCCGTAGGGCTGCGCTACCTCTACTCCTGGCTGGGTGGAAACGGAGCAGCTGGCATTTATGGGTTGATGGAGGATGCCGCAACTGCGGAAATCTCGCGTTCCCAGATTTGGCAGTGGCTGCGTTACCAGTGCGAACTAGATGATGGACGCAAAGTCACCCAGCATCTAGTAGAGGAACTATTCGCCGAGGAGTACGGGAAGTTCCTGGAAGAGGTCGGCGGGGCCGGCAAGGAACGGGCGGAGCAATCTGCGCGGATCTTCAAAGAGGTCTGCATGCAAGGGGAGTTCCCCACATTCTTAACGGTTCCGGTTTACGCCAACGAGTTGGAGTAG
- the argC gene encoding N-acetyl-gamma-glutamyl-phosphate reductase encodes MKVSIIGASGFAGGEILRIVAAHPAFEVDQLCASSSVGKKLGEFHPQLPQLAQRKLTAVDPVTLKESAVIFLALPHGQSGKIAGQLREAGVESLLVDCGADHRLTSKAAWDHYYCGEYHQAWTYGMPELSCASGKSQREQLKTTKQIAVPGCNVTAVTLAFQPLVASGLIDPEDIVATLAVGYSGAGKSLKPHLLATSALGNAQPYAVGGTHRHIPEIAQNFAVSSGKSADEYKITLTPVLVPMSRGILATVTAEASEKTSTKQLHALYQDFYQEESLIQVLDAGIWPQTQAVTGSANLQVQVALDQRSGKIIALSALDNLGKGTAQAAMQSANLALDLPEYSGINQIGVAL; translated from the coding sequence ATGAAGGTTTCAATTATTGGTGCTAGCGGATTTGCGGGCGGAGAAATCCTGCGGATAGTCGCTGCCCACCCCGCCTTTGAGGTTGACCAGCTATGTGCGTCCTCCTCCGTAGGAAAAAAACTAGGGGAATTCCATCCCCAACTTCCTCAGTTAGCGCAACGGAAATTAACTGCAGTTGACCCGGTGACGCTAAAAGAAAGTGCCGTGATTTTTCTGGCGCTCCCGCACGGACAATCGGGAAAAATAGCGGGGCAGCTACGCGAAGCCGGGGTGGAAAGTCTGCTGGTAGATTGCGGCGCTGACCATCGGCTCACTTCTAAAGCAGCCTGGGATCACTACTACTGCGGGGAATATCACCAGGCCTGGACCTACGGGATGCCGGAACTCAGCTGCGCGAGCGGAAAATCTCAGCGTGAGCAGCTAAAAACAACCAAACAAATCGCGGTTCCCGGATGTAACGTTACTGCTGTCACCTTGGCCTTCCAGCCCCTGGTAGCCAGCGGGCTGATAGATCCGGAAGATATTGTGGCCACCTTAGCGGTGGGGTATTCCGGAGCCGGAAAATCCCTAAAACCGCACCTTTTAGCCACTTCCGCCCTGGGAAATGCGCAACCTTATGCGGTAGGCGGAACCCATCGGCATATCCCTGAAATCGCACAGAACTTCGCGGTTAGCAGCGGAAAAAGCGCCGATGAATATAAAATCACCCTCACCCCGGTACTAGTGCCGATGTCGCGGGGAATTCTGGCAACCGTAACCGCCGAGGCTAGCGAAAAAACTTCTACGAAGCAGCTGCACGCCCTCTATCAGGATTTTTATCAAGAAGAGAGCCTGATTCAGGTACTTGACGCCGGTATTTGGCCGCAAACCCAAGCCGTTACCGGCAGCGCAAACCTGCAGGTACAGGTGGCGCTAGATCAGCGTTCGGGCAAGATCATTGCCCTCAGCGCCCTCGATAACTTAGGTAAAGGCACCGCGCAAGCCGCAATGCAGTCAGCGAACCTAGCGCTAGACCTGCCCGAATATAGCGGTATTAACCAGATTGGAGTAGCGCTGTGA
- the argJ gene encoding bifunctional glutamate N-acetyltransferase/amino-acid acetyltransferase ArgJ, which yields MRRSGRKDLALVLNTGANPVAAGVFTSNRFAAAPVLYSRAMLSKGATGMRSVVLNSGSANACTGENGLKDTVSTAKAVGDALEIDPRQVLVCSTGMIGTPLPMDKMLSGIEIAAESLSEEGGADASWAILTTDNEPKTVHYQADGYQIGGMAKGAGMLAPALATMLCVITTDALLDAKTAQKALEVACAKTFNRLDSDGCMSTNDTVILLASGESGKAPSGFTEALTETCAQLARKLADDAEGAQHTVEIAVTEAESEAGALIAAKTISRSNLVKTAIAGCDPNWGRIVSELGTVPESVCPYDPAQVSVLFNGVQVCKDGAAWGSREDVPFDSRDVHLEVRLGAGKAQASVLTNDLTHEYIHINADYSS from the coding sequence ATGCGCCGCAGCGGACGCAAAGACTTAGCGCTCGTCCTCAACACCGGGGCAAATCCGGTGGCCGCCGGGGTGTTCACCTCCAACCGTTTCGCCGCCGCTCCCGTACTTTACTCGCGGGCAATGCTCAGCAAAGGGGCTACCGGGATGCGCTCGGTAGTGCTTAACTCCGGTAGCGCCAACGCCTGCACCGGGGAAAACGGTCTCAAAGATACGGTTAGCACCGCGAAGGCAGTCGGGGACGCCCTGGAAATCGATCCGCGGCAAGTCCTAGTGTGCTCCACCGGGATGATCGGGACGCCCCTACCGATGGACAAAATGCTCTCCGGGATTGAAATTGCCGCCGAGAGCCTGTCTGAAGAGGGGGGCGCTGATGCTTCTTGGGCGATTCTCACCACCGATAACGAGCCGAAAACCGTGCACTACCAGGCAGACGGTTACCAAATCGGGGGGATGGCGAAAGGAGCCGGTATGTTAGCTCCGGCCCTGGCGACCATGCTTTGTGTAATCACCACCGACGCCCTCCTAGATGCCAAAACTGCCCAAAAGGCGCTGGAAGTTGCCTGCGCAAAAACCTTTAACCGGCTAGATTCCGATGGCTGCATGTCCACCAACGACACCGTGATTTTGCTGGCGTCCGGGGAAAGCGGAAAAGCTCCCAGCGGATTTACCGAGGCACTGACCGAAACTTGCGCCCAATTGGCGCGTAAGCTCGCTGATGATGCGGAAGGCGCACAGCACACCGTAGAGATCGCAGTCACCGAAGCCGAAAGTGAAGCCGGCGCTTTGATCGCGGCGAAAACTATTTCCCGCTCAAACCTGGTGAAAACCGCTATCGCCGGGTGCGACCCCAATTGGGGAAGGATCGTTTCCGAACTGGGAACCGTACCCGAAAGCGTTTGCCCCTACGACCCGGCGCAGGTGTCAGTACTGTTCAACGGAGTGCAAGTATGCAAAGATGGCGCCGCCTGGGGCAGCCGCGAAGACGTTCCCTTTGATAGCCGAGACGTGCATTTAGAGGTGCGCCTAGGGGCAGGAAAAGCCCAGGCCAGCGTACTAACCAATGACCTTACCCACGAATATATTCATATCAACGCGGACTATTCATCATGA
- the argB gene encoding acetylglutamate kinase, whose product MSVKNLSAWDKAGILLETLPWLREYSGSRIVIKYGGNAMISEELKTAFARDVIFLHEWGIEPIIVHGGGPQISSMLKTLGIEAPFVSGLRVTSPEVMKVVRMVLTGMVQRELVSLLNETSIAAIGISGEDGAFLQAVKKSASVEGKPVELGLVGEVTAVDPGPIEDLLQSGRIPVVSSIAVNQDDPTQVLNINADLAAAAVAGAIGAKKLIVLTDVKGLYRNWPDPDTRISQITASEAAEILPTLEAGMRPKVQACIQACEQGVPRATIIDGRVPHSMLLEIFTDTGFGTMVKGDNYE is encoded by the coding sequence ATGAGTGTAAAAAACCTATCTGCCTGGGATAAAGCCGGAATCCTGTTAGAAACCTTGCCGTGGCTGCGGGAATACTCGGGCTCGCGGATTGTTATCAAATACGGCGGCAACGCCATGATTTCAGAAGAACTCAAGACCGCCTTCGCTCGGGACGTTATTTTCCTGCATGAATGGGGGATTGAACCCATAATCGTGCATGGCGGCGGACCCCAAATCAGTTCCATGCTAAAAACCCTGGGAATCGAGGCTCCATTCGTTTCTGGTCTTCGGGTCACCAGCCCGGAAGTAATGAAAGTGGTGCGGATGGTGCTCACCGGGATGGTGCAGCGCGAGCTGGTCTCCCTGCTGAATGAAACTTCGATTGCGGCGATTGGCATCTCTGGAGAGGACGGGGCGTTCCTACAGGCTGTTAAAAAGAGCGCTAGTGTTGAGGGAAAACCGGTTGAACTGGGGTTAGTTGGGGAAGTAACCGCAGTCGATCCCGGACCGATAGAAGATCTTCTGCAGTCCGGACGGATCCCGGTAGTGTCATCTATCGCGGTTAACCAAGATGACCCCACCCAGGTGTTAAATATCAATGCCGATCTGGCGGCCGCGGCAGTAGCCGGAGCCATAGGGGCGAAGAAACTTATCGTCCTCACCGATGTGAAAGGGCTCTACCGCAACTGGCCAGACCCCGATACCCGGATCTCACAGATAACCGCCAGTGAGGCCGCCGAAATACTTCCTACTCTAGAAGCGGGAATGCGACCCAAAGTGCAAGCCTGCATTCAGGCCTGTGAGCAGGGGGTACCCCGAGCCACCATTATTGATGGACGGGTGCCGCACTCGATGCTGCTAGAAATCTTCACCGATACCGGATTTGGAACCATGGTGAAGGGAGATAACTATGAATAA
- a CDS encoding aspartate aminotransferase family protein has translation MNNAEWISAYQENLLGVFGQPQACFTHGKGSRVWDADGKEYLDLLAGIAVNALGYAHPEIVKTIGEQASRFTHVSNFFTTPQQVEAAAAVKKICAAGWGSEVEAEITSQARVLFVNSGTEANEAALKMALAAQPGGRAIALKGAFHGRTLGSLSLTYKAPYREPFAPFVGPTEFVEASVAGIQGVDPKGISAIFLEPLQGEAGVIPLAPEVLAAARQLADQTGALLIFDEVQTGMGRCGKWLAHQGIYRDGKEIIPDVVTLAKGLGAGVPVGACVAMNLRAASALKPGSHGTTFGGNPLVTAVVARTISLMEELDLPTRAAKVGDAWMQEIADAQIPGVKATRGQGLLRGLVLEKNIAPQLAKALFKAGFIVNAPAANIIRLAPPLIIELEEVKTLIPALKEALAQVELDLEKGE, from the coding sequence ATGAATAACGCTGAATGGATCAGTGCCTACCAGGAAAACCTATTAGGGGTTTTCGGGCAGCCGCAGGCCTGTTTCACCCACGGTAAAGGCAGTAGGGTGTGGGACGCCGATGGTAAAGAATACCTGGATCTGCTGGCGGGGATCGCGGTAAACGCCCTCGGATATGCCCATCCAGAAATAGTGAAGACTATCGGGGAGCAAGCCAGCCGCTTTACCCACGTCTCTAACTTTTTCACCACCCCGCAGCAGGTAGAGGCCGCGGCGGCAGTAAAGAAAATCTGCGCTGCCGGCTGGGGTAGCGAGGTCGAGGCGGAAATTACTTCCCAGGCACGGGTGCTATTTGTGAATTCCGGAACCGAAGCCAATGAAGCCGCCTTGAAAATGGCGCTAGCTGCCCAGCCGGGAGGGCGAGCGATTGCACTGAAAGGGGCATTTCACGGGCGCACCTTGGGCTCACTTTCACTGACCTATAAGGCTCCCTACCGCGAGCCTTTTGCTCCCTTCGTGGGGCCCACCGAATTTGTGGAGGCTTCGGTAGCAGGCATCCAGGGGGTAGATCCGAAAGGAATATCCGCGATTTTCCTGGAACCGTTGCAAGGTGAAGCGGGCGTAATCCCCCTAGCACCGGAAGTTTTAGCGGCAGCGCGCCAGCTCGCCGACCAGACCGGCGCTCTGCTAATTTTTGACGAAGTGCAAACGGGTATGGGTAGATGCGGAAAATGGCTCGCCCACCAGGGGATTTATCGTGACGGAAAAGAAATAATCCCGGATGTGGTGACCCTGGCGAAAGGACTGGGTGCCGGAGTGCCGGTGGGGGCTTGCGTAGCGATGAACCTACGCGCCGCCAGCGCCCTAAAACCGGGAAGTCACGGCACCACTTTTGGGGGGAACCCGCTGGTAACTGCAGTAGTGGCGCGCACCATCAGCCTGATGGAGGAACTGGATTTGCCGACCCGCGCCGCCAAAGTTGGGGACGCCTGGATGCAGGAGATTGCAGATGCCCAAATCCCGGGGGTGAAGGCAACCCGGGGACAAGGGCTGCTGCGCGGCCTCGTCCTCGAAAAAAATATTGCCCCCCAGCTTGCAAAAGCACTGTTTAAGGCGGGGTTTATTGTAAACGCTCCAGCGGCGAATATTATCCGCTTGGCGCCGCCCCTAATTATTGAACTTGAAGAAGTAAAAACCCTGATACCGGCGTTAAAAGAAGCGCTCGCGCAGGTAGAACTAGACCTAGAAAAAGGAGAATAA
- a CDS encoding argininosuccinate synthase, translating into MTMSKDRVVLAYSGGLDTSVAIGWIGEQTGKEVIACAVDVGQGGEDLEVIRQRALDCGAVDAYVADAKDEFAEEYCLPAIKANGLYMDQYPLVSALSRPLICKHLVKVANKFGADTVAHGCTGKGNDQVRFEVSLTSQNPEIKCISPVRDLALTRDVAINYAEEHDLPIETTKHNPFSIDQNVWGRAVETGYLEDLWNPPTKDVYVYTDDPAYPPVPDQVVISFKAGVPVALDGQEMSPLEIIQEMNRRAGAQGIGRLDMVEDRLVGIKSREIYEAPGAVALITAHQNLENLTLEREQGRFKRQVEQRWSELVYEGQWYSPLKASLDAFVEDSQKYVTGDIRMILHGGRAVVDGRRSEVGLYDFNLATYDSGDSFDQSLSRGFIGIYGLSTQLAAAREQKESKK; encoded by the coding sequence ATAACCATGAGTAAAGATCGGGTAGTACTGGCATATTCGGGCGGCTTGGACACTTCGGTAGCCATCGGCTGGATCGGAGAACAAACCGGCAAAGAGGTGATCGCCTGCGCGGTTGACGTAGGGCAAGGCGGGGAAGACCTGGAAGTAATCCGCCAGCGCGCCCTCGATTGTGGGGCAGTCGATGCCTATGTGGCTGACGCGAAAGATGAATTCGCCGAAGAATACTGCCTGCCAGCAATCAAAGCCAATGGTCTTTACATGGATCAGTATCCGCTGGTATCGGCGCTTTCTCGTCCGCTGATTTGTAAACACCTGGTGAAAGTCGCCAATAAGTTCGGCGCCGACACCGTGGCTCATGGCTGCACTGGGAAAGGTAATGACCAAGTACGTTTTGAAGTGTCGCTCACCAGCCAAAACCCGGAAATTAAATGCATTTCTCCGGTGCGGGATCTGGCGCTAACCCGGGACGTGGCGATTAACTACGCCGAAGAACACGATCTACCCATCGAAACCACCAAACACAACCCCTTCTCCATTGACCAGAACGTGTGGGGACGGGCAGTAGAAACCGGATACCTAGAGGACCTATGGAATCCGCCTACCAAAGACGTCTATGTTTACACCGATGACCCCGCCTATCCGCCGGTGCCAGATCAGGTAGTTATTAGTTTTAAAGCAGGCGTTCCGGTCGCTTTGGACGGACAAGAAATGTCGCCCCTGGAAATCATTCAGGAAATGAATCGCCGGGCAGGCGCCCAGGGGATAGGCCGCCTGGATATGGTAGAAGATCGGCTGGTAGGGATTAAGTCGCGGGAAATCTATGAGGCTCCCGGCGCTGTCGCCCTGATTACTGCTCACCAAAACCTAGAAAACTTGACCTTGGAGCGCGAACAAGGACGTTTCAAGCGCCAAGTGGAACAGCGCTGGTCAGAACTGGTTTATGAGGGGCAATGGTATTCGCCGCTGAAGGCCTCCCTCGACGCCTTCGTAGAGGACAGCCAAAAGTATGTCACCGGCGATATTCGGATGATTCTGCACGGCGGGCGGGCAGTAGTTGATGGACGGCGCTCCGAAGTCGGCTTGTATGACTTCAACCTGGCGACCTACGATTCAGGAGACAGCTTCGACCAGTCTCTCTCGCGCGGATTCATCGGAATCTATGGGCTATCAACCCAGTTGGCAGCGGCGCGGGAACAAAAAGAAAGCAAGAAATAA